A region of Mesoplodon densirostris isolate mMesDen1 chromosome 11, mMesDen1 primary haplotype, whole genome shotgun sequence DNA encodes the following proteins:
- the ZNF385A gene encoding zinc finger protein 385A yields MEPRPPGSRRMDPVQKAVLSHTFGGPLLKTKRPIISCNVCQIRFNSQSQAEAHYKGNRHARRVKGIEAAKTRGREPSVRETGDPAPPGGTPPNGEGVAPRPVTVSMENGLGPAPGSPEKQPGSPSPPSVPETGQGVTKGEGGTPAPASMPGGSKEEEEKAKRLLYCALCKVAVNSLSQLEAHNKGTKHKTILEARSGLGPIKAYPRLGPPTPGEPEAPAQDRTFHCEICNVKVNSEVQLKQHISSRRHRDGVAGKPNPLLSRHKKPRGAGELAGTLTFSKELPKSLAGGLLPSPLAVAAVMAAAAGSPLSLRPAPAAPLLQGPPITHPLLHPAPGPIRTAHGPILFSPY; encoded by the exons ATGGACCCTGTGCAGAAGGCTGTACTCTCCCACACCTTTGGGGGACCCTTACTCAAGACCAAGCGGCCCATCATTTCCTGTAATGTCTGTCAGATCCGCTTCAATTCTCAG AGCCAGGCTGAGGCACACTACAAGGGTAATCGCCATGCCCGAAGAGTCAAAGGCATCGAGGCTGCCAAGACTCGAGGCAGGGAGCCCAGCGTCCGGGAAACAGGAGATCCAGCTCCCCCAGGCGGCACGCCCCCTAATGGAGAGGGTGTAGCCCCCCGTCCAG TGACAGTTTCCATGGAAAATGGACTGGGTCCAGCCCCAGGATCCCCAGAGAAACAGCCTggctccccatcccctcccagtGTTCCGGAGACTGGTCAGGGTGTGACCAAGGGTGAAGGGGGGACTCCAGCCCCAGCTTCCATGCCTGGGGGAagcaaggaagaggaggagaaggccaAGCGGCTGCTCTACTGTGCTCTGTGCAAGGTGGCAGTGAACTCCCTGTCCCAGCTTGAGGCACATAACAAAG GTACTAAGCACAAGACAATTCTGGAGGCCCGAAGTGGACTGGGCCCCATCAAAGCTTACCCTCGGCTGGGGCCTCCCACTCCCGGGGAACCAGAGGCCCCTGCCCAGGACCGAACCTTCCACTGTGAGATCTGCAATGTCAAGGTCAACTCGGAGGTCCAACTGAAACAG CACATTTCCAGCCGGCGGCACCGAGATGGCGTGGCCGGGAAGCCCAACCCCCTTCTGAGCCGTCACAAGAAGCCCAGGGGCGCCGGGGAGCTGGCG GGCACTCTGACTTTCTCCAAGGAGCTGCCCAAGTCCTTGGCCGGAggcctgctccccagccccctcGCGGTGGCTGCGGTGATGGCAGCGGCAGCAGGCTCCCCGCTGTCTCTGCGCCCGGCCCCCGCCGCACCTCTTCTCCAGGGACCGCCGATCACCCACCCCCTGCTCCACCCGGCCCCCGGGCCCATCCGAACTGCGCACGGACCCATCCTCTTCTCCCCCTACTGA
- the GPR84 gene encoding G-protein coupled receptor 84 gives MWNTSDANFSCYHESVLGYRYVAVSWGVVVAVTGTVGNVLTLLALAIQPKLRTRFNLLIANLTVADLLYCTLLQPFSVDTYLHLHWRTGATFCRVFGLLLFASNSVSILTLCLIALGRYLLIAHPKLFPHIFSAKGIVLALVSTWAVGVASFAPLWPIYVLVPVVCTCSFDRIRGRPYTTILMGIYFVVGLSSVGVFYCLIHRQVKRAAQALDQYKLRQASIHSNHVAGTDEAMPGRFQEMDSGLASGGHSEGISSEPVSAATTQTLEGDSSAVGDQSNSKAAKQMAEKSPPGEPAKARTTKRDQRAQDSPSEFGKVTRMCFAVFLCFSLSYIPFLLLNILDAKVRAPRVVHMLAANLTWLNACINPVLYAAMNRQFRQAYGSLLKRGPQSFHRFH, from the coding sequence ATGTGGAACACCTCTGATGCCAACTTCTCCTGCTACCATGAGTCGGTGCTGGGCTATCGTTATGTGGCAGTTAGCTGGGGCGTGGTGGTGGCCGTGACAGGCACTGTGGGCAACGTGCTCACCCTGCTGGCCTTGGCCATCCAGCCCAAGCTCCGTACCCGCTTCAACCTGCTCATCGCCAACCTCACAGTGGCCGATCTGCTCTACTGCACCCTTCTCCAGCCCTTCTCTGTGGACACCTACCTCCACCTGCACTGGCGCACTGGTGCCACCTTCTGCAGGGTCTTTGGGCTCCTCCTTTTTGCGTCCAACTCTGTCTCCATCCTCACCCTCTGCCTCATCGCCCTGGGACGCTACCTCCTCATTGCCCACCCGAAGCTCTTTCCCCATATTTTCAGTGCCAAGGGCATCGTGCTAGCACTGGTGAGCACCTGGgcagtgggtgtggccagctttGCTCCCCTCTGGCCAATCTATGTCTTGGTGCCCGTAGTCTGCACCTGCAGCTTTGATCGCATTCGAGGCCGGCCCTATACCACCATCCTCATGGGCATCTACTTTGTGGTTGGGCTCAGCAGTGTCGGCGTCTTCTATTGCCTCATCCATCGCCAGGTGAAGCGAGCAGCACAGGCGCTGGATCAGTACAAGCTGCGCCAGGCGAGCATCCACTCCAACCACGTGGCTGGGACAGATGAGGCCATGCCTGGCCGTTTCCAGGAGATGGACAGTGGGCTGGCATCAGGAGGGCACAGCGAGGGGATTTCATCTGAGCCAGTCAGTGCTGCCACCACCCAGACCCTGGAAGGGGACTCATCAGCAGTGGGGGACCAGAGCAACAGCAAGGCAGCTAAGCAAATGGCAGAGAAAAGCCCTCCAGGAGAGCCTGCCAAAGCCAGGACAACTAAAAGAGACCAGAGAGCTCAGGACTCTCCGTCAGAGTTTGGGAAAGTGACTCGGATGTGTTTTGCTGTGTTCCTCTGTTTCTCCCTGAGCTACATCCCTTTCCTGCTGCTCAACATCCTGGATGCCAAGGTCCGGGCTCCCCGGGTTGTCCACATGCTTGCTGCCAATCTCACCTGGCTCAATGCTTGTATCAACCCTGTGCTCTATGCAGCCATGAACCGCCAATTCCGCCAAGCCTATGGCTCCCTCCTAAAACGAGGGCCCCAGAGTTTTCATAGGTTCCACTAG
- the COPZ1 gene encoding coatomer subunit zeta-1, whose amino-acid sequence MEALILEPSLYTVKAILILDNDGDRLFAKYYDDTYPSVKEQKAFEKNIFNKTHRTDSEIALLEGLTVVYKSSIDLYFYVIGSSYENELMLMAVLNCLFDSLSQMLRKNVEKRALLENMEGLFLAVDEIVDGGVILESDPQQVVHRVALRGEDVPLTEQTVSQVLQSAKEQIKWSLLR is encoded by the exons GAACCCTCCCTGTATACTGTCAAAGCCATCCTGATTCTGGACAATGATGGAGATCGACTTTTTGCCAAG TACTATGACGACACCTACCCCAGTGTCAAGGAGCAGAAGGCCTTTGAGAAGAACATTTTCAACAAGACCCACCGGACCGACA GTGAAATTGCCCTCTTGGAAGGCCTGACAGTGGTATACAAAAGCAGCATCGATCTCTATTTCTATGTGATCGGTAGCTCCTATGAAAATGAG CTGATGCTCATGGCTGTTCTGAATTGCCTCTTCGACTCATTGAGCCAGATGCTGAG GAAAAATGTAGAAAAGCGAGCTCTGCTGGAGAACATGGAGGGGCTCTTCTTGGCCGTGGATGAAATCGTAGACGGAGG gGTGATCCTGGAGAGCGATCCCCAGCAAGTGGTACACCGGGTGGCGTTAAGG GGAGAAGATGTCCCCCTTACGGAGCAGACCGTGTCTCAG GTGCTGCAGTCAGCCAAAGAACAGATCAAGTGGTCACTCCTTCGGTGA